In a genomic window of Trichoderma atroviride chromosome 4, complete sequence:
- a CDS encoding uncharacterized protein (EggNog:ENOG41~TransMembrane:2 (i392-411o423-441i)), whose amino-acid sequence MGAVYHPWAEDARHSPWKLRLFNLERGCRGLPSGNEFETMRNLLLSWENTRKEGAVGERSRYVILLEDLNPRIAELLGVLLEIPPEFFLSHCIGSNTLSVVDKQLSKGGSSKYWKAAVPQNRTLPRETKLGRNGSWIAVIITDPHPSRLLLFPASSPDDPKTIHLKTHEPPYKSQYREIVLDSTNDDFTQPHERSIFDAVAEAYENIPPKSDDDPFSATYIVRNRIRALWEQDIFWDQRVIYETVYRNVWSHQISQSSPASENFENRIAINNQAMTEYQQLMRRQQIIRNNRHSIRAIIHNFRLSDTYYSPEKTSKHGDYKNEEIESWKFLDEKLQYAEESLKDHMMMYSTRSTMEETYEAKMQSWESMKQTKEANRQTAAANRMARSSGQLTKIATIIVPCTFVASIFSMGGDFAAGESLFYVYWIISVPITVGLLTWILHEDIADVVDKSKRWMNSRRTKLSEKSEV is encoded by the exons ATGGGCGCCGTGTACCATCCATGGGCAGAAGATGCGCGCCACAGTCCATGGAAACTTCGATTGTTTAATCTAGAACGAGGCTGCCGTGGCCTGCCGAGTGGAAACGAGTTCGAGACGATGCGAAATCTACTGCTATCCTGGGAGAACACTCGAAAAGAAGGCGCTGTAGGGGAGAGAAGCCGCTACGTAATACTCCTCGAAGATTTGAACCCGAGAATAGCAGAACTACTTGGGGTACTACTGGAGATTCCTCCAGAGTTTTTCCTCTCTCACTGTATTGGAAGCAATACGCTCAGTGTTGTTGATAAACAGCTATCCAAGGGAGGGAGCTCAAAATACTGGAAGGCTGCGGTGCCTCAAAACCGCACCCTACCTCGAGAGACAAAGCTTGGCAG GAATGGCTCTTGGATAG CTGTTATCATAACTGACCCGCACCCAAGTCGCCTGTTATTATTCCCGGCCTCGAGTCCAGACGATCCAAAAACAATTCATCTAAAAACCCATGAGCCACCGTACAAATCGCAGTATCGCGAAATCGTACTCGATTCCACAAATGACGATTTCACCCAACCACACGAGCGTTCGATTTTCGATGCGGTGGCAGAAGCATATGAAAATATACCCCCAAAATCTGATGACGATCCATTTTCGGCAACTTACATTGTTCGAAATCGTATTCGCGCATTGTGGGAGCAGGACATCTTTTGGGATCAAAGGGTTATCTATGAGACCGTTTACCGAAACGTGTGGAGTCACCAGATCAGCCAGAGTTCACCTGCATCTGAGAATTTCGAGAATAGAATAGCCATTAATAACCAAGCTATGACCGAATATCAGCAACTCATGAGAAGACAACAAATCATCAGGAATAACAGACACAGCATCCGGGCAATTATACATAACTTTCGCCTTTCAGACACATACTATTCGCCAGAAAAGACTTCAAAGCATGGAGATTATAAGAATGAAGAGATTGAATCATGGAAGTTCCTTGACGAGAAACTTCAATACGCCGAGGAATCTCTCAAAGATCATATGATGATGTACTCCACTCGCTCCACGATGGAAGAAACATACGAAGCCAAGATGCAATCGTGGGAATCTATGAAACAAACAAAGGAAGCAAATAGGCAGacggccgccgccaaccGCATGGCACGTAGCTCCGGCCAGCTTACCAAGATTGCCACCATCATTGTGCCTTGCACGTTTGTggcatccatcttctccatgggCGGGGACTTTGCCGCTGGCGAGAGTCTGTTTTACGTTTACTGGATCATATCTGTACCCATCACTGTGGGCTTGCTTACTTGGATTCTGCATGAGGATATTGCTGATGTTGTGGACAAGTCGAAAAGGTGGATGAATTCGAGAAGGACGAAGTTGAGTGAAAAGTCGGAAGTGTAG
- a CDS encoding uncharacterized protein (EggNog:ENOG41): MENPHSTAPIEPGDFRLIELVPSAEPEMIECRLRSYSLDGNYPAYIALSYAWGQNVRDKTISLNGTRFSVGNNLWWFLHHMRLQNQYVNFWIDAICIDQSNVMERNHQVQIMRKIYSNARSVSVWLGKADASSDSDIAMEHLATRTPCDAGKFNVDNFWSLRQAKAILAFCEMNYWRRMWIIQEIMFAKQVTIYCGSRHIGWNTFEQLVKDLQAISDIGREHHTPCASLILASPAIVIAKAKAAWGGNLQPLTTLLQLYRDHEATNILDKVYALHGLAKDSSEIAVDYGITADELLAKVLHHAYCTLGSRTDMNEATKSLVRFGELMAGILNVDCSAKEIGLRISMAEQQCQDDEARSVEALHYKSADMVEYAKDDSAASTEPRQNVDYLSQDWKKEDIWLSWRYITSNRDQLGNSARLENASWRNWMKVKNHLKTISPDELNWLKDCDTTWLYGPLPCCPKAANLSGTEGSGVALFKTDSNGNKKPILKKNNVLEFMPQELLIYAPPLKQATATIPAQTTCETLEHGEDNVANSVSAQRDNQYTVSLAASSGLSNTTSTSPSREQKHIHFNELVEQYIAIDVMGDYEYEEDYDIYDYDGSSSDDGIMMKPIRPKKRVSWYKKESRKPANIDGKIITKLPPSYLKYRAHTPEIAIDAANRVSLGDFFLALRPPPFKHRNSKWI; the protein is encoded by the exons ATGGAGAATCCCCATTCCACCGCGCCAATTGAACCGGGAGACTTCAGATTGATTGAGTTGGTACCGAGTGCTGAGCCGGAGATGATCGAGTGTCGTTTACGCTCTTACTCTCTTGATGGCAACTATCCCGCATATATCGCGCTCTCCTATGCATGGGGCCAAAATGTGAGAGACAAGACAATTAGCCTCAATGGAACTCGGTTCTCGGTTGGTAATAATCTTTGGTGGTTTCTGCATCATATGCGGCTGCAAAATCAGTACGTCAATTTCTGGATCGACGCCATATGCATTGACCAGTCGAACGTCATGGAGCGAAACCACCAAGTGCAGATAATGCGGAAGATCTACAGCAACGCCCGATCAGTCTCGGTGTGGCTGGGCAAAGCCGATGCTTCCTCCGACAGCGATATTGCAATGGAGCATTTGGCGACAAGAACACCTTGTGATGCTGGAAAGTTCAACGTTGACAACTTCTGGAGCCTGCGTCAGGCCAAAGCCATATTGGCCTTTTGTGAAATGAATTACTGGCGGCGGATGTGGATTATCCAAGAAATCATGTTTGCAAAGCAAGTCACCATCTACTGCGGGTCCAGACATATTGGCTGGAATACATTTGAACAGCTGGTCAAGGATCTCCAAGCAATATCCGATATAGGACGAGAGCACCACACGCCTTGTGCATCTTTAATTCTTGCAAGCCCAGCTATTGTTATTGCGAAGGCGAAGGCAGCATGGGGTGGGAATCTCCAACCTCTGACGACGTTGTTGCAATTATATCGCGATCACGAGGCTACAAACATACTGGATAAAGTATATGCTTTGCATGGTCTGGCGAAGGATAGCTCTGAAATAGCTGTTGACTACGGTATAACCGccgatgagcttctcgccaagGTGTTGCATCATGCCTATTGTACTTTGGGATCCAGAACTGATATGAATGAGGCCACAAAATCGCTGGTCCGCTTTGGCGAATTGATGGCAGGGATACTGAATGTTGATTGTTCGGCAAAAGAAATCGGCCTTCGCATCTCCATGGCTGAACAGCAATGccaggacgacgaggccaGATCCGTCGAAGCTTTGCATTACAAATCTGCCGACATGGTCGAGTATGCAAAAGACGATTCTGCAGCATCAACCGAGCCACGGCAGAACGTGGATTACTTATCGCAAGactggaaaaaggaagatatCTGGTTGTCGTGGAGATACATTACTTCCAACAGAGACCAACTTGGTAACAGCGCGAGATTGGAAAATGCGTCTTGGAGAAATTGGATGAAGGTGAAGAATCATCTCAAGACTATATCGCCAGATGAGCTGAACTG GCTCAAAGATTGCGACACCACTTGGCTCTATGGGCCTCTACCGTGCTGTCCCAAGGCTGCAAACCTATCCGGCACTGAAGGTTCAGGTGTGGCTCTGTTTAAAACAGATTCTAACGGAAACAAGAAGCCAATTCTCAAAAAGAACAATGTGCTTGAATTCATGCCTCAGGAGCTGCTGATATACGCACCTCCGTTGAAGCAGGCTACAGCGACAATTCCAGCTCAAACAACCTGTGAGACTTTGGAGCATGGAGAAGACAATGTTGCCAACTCTGTATCTGCCCAGAGAGATAACCAATACACCGtttctttggcagcttcatcagGCTTGTCAAATACCACTTCTACCTCTCCCTCCCGTGAACAGAAGCATATTCACTTCAATGAGCTAGTGGAGCAGTACATTGCTATCGATGTAATGGGTGATTACGAGTATGAGGAAGACTACGATATCTACGATTATGATGGTAGTTCTAGCGATGATGGCATCATGATGAAGCCAATCCGACCCAAGAAACGTGTTAGTTGGTATAAGAAAGAGAGCCGGAAGCCTGCTAATATAGATGGCAAAATTATTACCAAACTACCACCCAGCTATCTCAAGTATCGAGCGCACACTCCGGAAATCGCCATCGATGCTGCCAATAGAGTCTCCCTGGGAGACTTCTTCCTCGCGCTTAGGCCGCCGCCTTTTAAACATCGTAATTCTAAATGGATTTAA
- a CDS encoding uncharacterized protein (EggNog:ENOG41): protein MSFAAARPRTAPITSFTITPDSDQPKEIKQSRAYTEQLRNLVHSSSEIQKIGYIIYQLSGQDLDRKRRCFRCGRHLPHSFKRLKWLPRTPAQGGNGGQSDEQQSKRLKQTVMPCKYHPGRVFQRQWSCCNGAPGAPPCQGQEDHTPRIYGAGELEREWRYYETPYSESDGPKAVAVVIDCEMGTASTGETELIRVSAVDYFSGAVLLDSLVYPDVKMIHYNTRYSGITRPQMENARRNRSCLFGRAKAREALWKFIGPNTIVIGHGANSDFSSLRWIHPVIIDTFIVEKNNRPVEEDSKDNKKDNDKEESEGKENGKQVEESLEVPASATTAIDDNGDGQTNSKEKEKPPNQPKQRGGLSLKALAKERLGRDIQLSHKGHDSVEDSIAARDILHWNILKLLEDAMPKIEIA from the exons ATGTCAttcgcagcagctcgccCGCGGACCGCTCCCATCACGTCCTTTACCATTACTCCAGACAGCGACCAGCCAAAGGAAATCAAGCAGTCTCGCGCGTATACCGAACAATTGCGCAACCTGGTCCATTCTTCCTCTGAGATCCAGAAGATAGGGTACATCATTTACCAGCTCTCGGGGCAGGATCTGGATCGCAAGAGGCGATGCTTTCGATGCGGTCGCC ATCTCCCTCATTCCTTCAAGAGGCTCAAGTGGCTGCCAAGGACGCCTGCGCAAGGAGGAAATGGTGGACAAAGCGACGAGCAGCAatcgaagagattgaaacAGACGGTTATGCCCTGCAAGTACCACCCTGGGAGGGTCTTTCAGAGG CAATGGTCATGTTGTAATGGTGCACCCGGGGCGCCTCCATGCCAGGGCCAGGAAGATCACACGCCAAGAATTTACGGTGCCGGAGAGCTGGAAAGGGAGTGGCGATACTATGAAACTCCCTATAGTGAGTCGGATGGCCCGAAAGCGGTAGCAGTCGTCATTGACTGCGAAATGGGCACGGCCTCGACGGGAGAGACTGAGTTAATTCGCGTCTCCGCCGTCGACTACTTCTCTGGCGCCGTTCTTCTAGACAGCCTCGTGTATCCAGATGTTAAGATGATCCATTATAACACGAGATACTCTGGAATTACTAGGCCGCAGATGGAGAATGCGCGGCGTAACCGATCTTGCCTGTTTGGACGTGCCAAGGCACGGGAGGCTCTATGGAAATTCATCGGTCCCAATACTATAGTCATTGGACATGGCGCCAACTCCGACTTCAGTTCTTTGCGCTGGATTCATCCAGTCATCATTGACACGTTCATTGTCGAGAAGAACAACAGGCCGGTCGAGGAGGATAGTAAGGATAACAAGAAGGATAACgataaagaagagagcgagggcAAAGAGAATGGCAAGCAGGTGGAAGAGAGCCTAGAGGTTCCAGCCAGTGCCACAACAGCCATAGATGACAACGGAGACGGCCAAACAAACtctaaagaaaaagagaagcccCCTAACCAGCCAAAGCAGAGAGGAGGGCTATCGCTAAAGGCACTCGCAAAAGAGAGGCTCGGACGAGACATTCAACTGAGTCATAAAGGGCATGATAGCGTGGAGGATTCCATTGCAGCAAGAGATATCTTGCACTGGAATATCCTCAAGCTCCTTGAGGATGCGATGCCAAAGATAGAGATCGCATAG
- a CDS encoding uncharacterized protein (EggNog:ENOG41), which translates to MAVMSSSSTATSGTDNPRLIIDFAPASAAENLSEVSAVTKLANDVFIEAEVGIWNTGFVRTNDAEVADLIRKGQLAVAYLASPSSPSDGAQTLQKGQLVGCVCVKRLSESTCTLSMLTLDTKHQGLGLGREIFKFVEDHCLSLGCSTLALDILVPTSYAHPLKTRMQAWYIRLGFEQVRLADFAKEYPSLAPLLAGPAVYRVFEKRLG; encoded by the coding sequence ATGGCAGTCATGAgctcctcttccacagcCACCTCAGGCACAGACAACCCTCGCCTCATTATCGACTTCGCTCCTGCCTCGGCAGCCGAGAATCTCTCAGAAGTCTCCGCCGTTACAAAGCTCGCCAACGACGTCTTCATCGAGGCAGAAGTCGGCATCTGGAACACCGGCTTTGTACGTACCAATGACGCCGAAGTTGCAGACTTGATCCGCAAAGGCCAACTAGCAGTTGCGTACCTTGCCTCCCCGTCTTCACCATCCGATGGCGCGCAGACATTGCAAAAGGGCCAGCTAGTAGGATGTGTGTGTGTCAAGCGACTTTCAGAATCCACATGCACATTGAGCATGCTTACTCTGGATACGAAGCACCAAGGCCTGGGGCTGGGCCGCGAGATATTCAAGTTTGTGGAGGATCACTGCCTATCATTAGGATGTTCTACTCTCGCATTGGATATTCTGGTTCCGACGAGTTACGCCCATCCACTGAAGACGAGAATGCAGGCATGGTACATTCGCCTAGGATTTGAGCAAGTGAGACTGGCAGACTTTGCGAAGGAGTATCCTTCTCTGGCGCCGCTGTTAGCCGGGCCTGCGGTGTACAGGGTGTTTGAGAAGAGGTTGGggtag
- a CDS encoding uncharacterized protein (TransMembrane:1 (o231-249i)), giving the protein MFLDVSNLQSQAESTHPCPSLVIPGTTSALVPAPPSTPDRERFVLYTGPIQRINSGTAAIGKKLLLCALCCSAAALIVDDDDDDDDDDEEEEDAAVAVQLSHVPVLSSGSSRLSGCRRRRHWQYRHPPARLLVDVQGTIERSGPRKTPDPATTTSTHHHRQLIVTRPAPNGLLRSEKETKTPYGPLSPPDSASPTNSVSPGVCCWPCPALGLQSGLFLRVSLSGRGPISEAVALGSFSIFLPSIFYRFFSISFKRSTSLLDRRINCWHLLPHPPRVPPHHLIWTSRFSKT; this is encoded by the coding sequence ATGTTTTTGGACGTCTCGAATCTTCAATCGCAGGCCGAGTCGACGCACCCCTGTCCATCGCTTGTTATACCCGGCACGACGAGCGCTCTAGTGCCAGCGCCACCGAGCACCCCGGACAGAGAGCGGTTCGTTCTGTATACGGGACCCATCCAAAGGATCAATAGTGGCACGGCAGCCATtggaaagaagctgcttctctgcgcgctgtgctgctctgctgcggCACTAatcgttgatgatgatgatgatgatgatgatgatgatgaagaggaggaggatgctgctgttgctgttcaATTGTcacatgtacctgtactaAGCAGCGGCTCTAGCCGTCTTTCAGGCTGCAGGCGCCGCCGTCACTGGCAATACCGACACCCCCCAGCACGGCTCCTAGTGGACGTTCAGGGCACTATCGAGCGCAGCGGCCCCAGAAAGACGCCAGAccccgccaccaccacctcaacccaccaccaccgccagctCATCGTCACCCGACCTGCGCCCAACGGCTTGTTGCGAAgcgaaaaagagacaaaaaccCCATATGGGCCTCTCTCGCCACCAGACTCAGCTTCACCAACCAACTCTGTTTCACCTGGCGTTTGTTGTTGGCCTTGCCCCGCGCTTGGTCTCCAATCTGGTCTTTTCCTGCGCGTCTCGCTCAGCGGTAGAGGGCCCATTTCCGAGGCCGTAGCACTTGGctctttttcaatttttcttccttcaatTTTCTACCGATTTTTCTCTATCAGCTTCAAGCGCTCGACGTCTTTGCTGGACAGACGCATCAATTGCTGGCATCTGCTGCCGCATCCCCCGCGCGTGCCTCCGCACCATCTGATCTGGACTTCAAGGTTCTCCAAAACCTAA
- a CDS encoding uncharacterized protein (EggNog:ENOG41~MEROPS:MER0114503) encodes MSGYPGYNGGGYAAPQQQYQQGGYYPPQQPSYTGGYPSQPSPQPGYGYHQGPPQPQYAYQQPPPPQQQYSNYGNPTPQPNYNTRPGMPPPGPPPNSYNQGRPNGPQAPPAGPQSFGHGAPNNYAFRYSNCTGRRKALLIGINYFGQRGQLRGCINDVRNMTAYLVEHFGYKREDMVILTDDQQNPMSQPTKQNILRAMHWLVKDARPNDSLFFHYSGHGGQTKDLDGDEADGYDEVIYPVDFRQHGHITDDEMHRIMVHPLQAGVRLTAIFDSCHSGTALDLPYIYSTQGILKEPNLAKEAGQGLLGVISSYSQGDMGGVANNIIGFFKKATTGDDAHNRTLATKTSPADVIMWSGSKDDQTSADATIASQATGAMSWAFVTALKKNPQQSYVQLLNSIRDELATKYTQKPQLSCSHPLNTNLLFVM; translated from the exons aTGTCCGGATATCCAGGCTACAATGGCGGCGGCTATGCCGcaccgcagcagcaatatcaGCAGGGCGGCTACTATCC ACCCCAGCAGCCCTCTTATACCGGCGGCTATCCGTCTCAGCCTTCTCCCCAGCCTGGCTACGGCTATCATCAAGGTCCTCCGCAACCGCAATATGCCTATCAG CAACCGCCCCCTCCACAGCAGCAATACAGCAACTATGGCAATCCGACACCTCAACCCAACTATAATACACGCCCTG GCATGCCTCCCCCAGGTCCTCCTCCGAACAGCTATAACCAGGGTCGCCCCAACGGTCCCCAGGCTCCTCCAGCTGGCCCGCAGAGCTTCGGCCACGGCGCGCCGAACAACTATGCATTTCGATACTCCAACTGTACCGGCCGCAGAAAAGCTCTGCTTATTGGTATAAACTACTTTGGCCAGCGTGGCCAGCTGCGCGGATGTATCAACGATGTCAGAAACATGACTGCTTATCTGGTGGAACATTTTGGTTATAAAAGAGAAGATATGGTCATCTTGACCGATGATCAACAAAATCCCATGAGTCAGCCCACAAAGCAAAACATTCTTCGTGCCATGCATTGGCTGGTCAAGGATGCTAGACCCAACgactcgctcttcttccactacTCTG GCCACGGTGGACAGACAAAGGATCTGgacggcgacgaggctgACGGATATGACGAAGTCATTTACCCCGTCGACTTTAGACAACACGGGCACATCACAGACGATGAGATGCACCGAATCATGGTCCACCCCCTGCAGGCAGGTGTAAGGCTGACCGCTATCTTTGATTCATGTCATTCTGGTACTGCACTGGACTTGCCCTACATCTACTCTACACAAGGTATCCTCAAAGAACCCAACTTGGCCAAGGAAGCTGGACAGGGTTTGCTCGGAGTCATCTCCTCATACAGCCAAGGAGATATGGGTGGTGTTGCCAACAACATCATCGGATTTTTCAAGAAGGCGACCACTGGCGACGACGCCCACAACAGGACCCTTGCCACCAAGACATCTCCTGCAGATGTCATTATGTGGTCTGGAAGCAAAGATGACCAAACATC TGCCGACGCTACTATCGCCTCACAAGCCACCGGCGCCATGTCCTGGGCGTTTGTTACAGCTCTCAAAAAGAACCCTCAACAAAGCTACGttcagctgctcaacagCATCCGAGACGAACTGGCTACGAAATATACACAAAAGCCTCAGCTTTCGTGTAGCCACCCTCTTA ATACAAATCTCCTATTTGTCATGTGA